The Gossypium hirsutum isolate 1008001.06 chromosome D03, Gossypium_hirsutum_v2.1, whole genome shotgun sequence genomic interval gacgatttaattaaattaattaattcaaattatttttttagaacgaatatttttaatgaaaaatattatcttATAGATGCTTATACTTAAAATTATTTTGCAGCAACCAAGTTAGTTTTGAGTTTGATTAatcaatttgggttttaaaaatttcaagttatttGGGTTTTTCGAGTTTGATCATTTTATATTTGAAGTTAATTTTAAGTTTGAATTATTTTAAGTTCGGGTAATGTTTAGATATAAATTGTATTAGATTTAAGTGATTTAAGTTTTAGACTTGAATTTTTCAAGTAGAGTCggataattttttattctattcacATTGTGTTCATGATATTCAAGCATCAgttgtcttttatatttttaaatatgtttgaattaaaaaaatattaaaaatttgatttaaaagattagaatttttttcgttttaattttttagatttaattattttttataatttttggaattataaattttatttatgatttttaaattttgttacgTGTTTTTAGATTCTATATGTTGTAAAGTACAAGGTTTATGATCAATTTGCTTCAGATAACAAGAGTAAGGgccaaaatgaataaatataataaCGGTTGaagaataaatttattattatgctttacacataaaacataaaaataaatatctaataatacaatTTTAAGGGAGGGATTATTTTTCTCTTTCATCAAACATACAAGGatcaatttgtccattttttagtAAATGGACCAAAGTGAAATCCAAGATATAGTACAGGGACTACTCTAGTACTTTTACCATGTAATTCTCCTTTTGGGTTCGAAAACCCGTGCATATGATACGGGTCGGGTGGGTCAAATTCAGTGTTCAGATCAGGTATTTGGGAAGTTTTCAAGTTTCAGGCTTTCACTCTTTATCGCAGAGGCGATCAAAGCTGagaactttaagaaaaaaaacattagCAAAAAAGGTCAAAGCTTTGAGCctcagagagaaaaaaaaattgggtctttgactcttttttaaatttattcatacCCATCACAGATCAGCTAATGATATGGAGATGGAAGAGATTGTAGAAGAAGAAACCAGTGGAAAACATGAAAATATGGTGGAAATTACTGTTAAAACCATTGGTCCTGCTCGTCCTTCTCGCCTTCATGTCCCTTCTTCCATCAAAGTATGTTTCATTCTATTAATTTTTTCCTTTTGTGTTTTTTTTCCATGTTTAAATCTTTTGCATGTTGTTTTGATTGTGTttttatgtatattcaaagcatGTACTTTTGTTTGTGAACAAAATTGTAAGTGTCAATGTAGAGAATCATGGCTAAGATAAGAATTTGAGTGATTTCTATGGTTGATTGAACTATTGTAGCCTTTGATCTTTGTTTATAGTTTTTGCGATTTGTTTATATGATTGTAATCTTACAATGTGTAGTTATAGAATGAATAGGAACTTTACATGTATCTCTATGTATTTTGAGTTCTTGTGGATGCAGCTCGGAAATTAAGGTACTAGTCTAATTTCATTTTTCCCCTTTACCGAAggaaatgggcaaattagtccgcCTAAGTTAGATCAATGAACAAACTGattcttctgttaaaaatttcatccatttgcattgttaaaaattggtccatGTATATCGGCATAAGGTATATGTGGCACATCAGGTGTAACTATCCAGTTATTCCGTcaactatgtatgcatgaaagttttaacaaaaatgaccaatttactttttaatctaacgTACAGGggttaatttgctcatttttttagcAAAGGGAGCAAAATGTAATTTGACTTCTAATACAGGgactccatggtacttttaccggcCCTACACAGTATTtgattgtaattttaattttccatCATAGATTGTGAAGTGATTTCTTTGCTTCACGTTTATAAAGAACTGTTATCCTTTATATCTGTTTTACGATAGTTGCCTCTCCAAATAATGTCATCTCTAGTGTTCGAACTTGACTTTTCTCTCTATAAAATAaactacataaaaaaatttagtacCATTATGCGTATATGATGTGCTTGTATTTCTATCAAGTAGGTTCTTGATTTGAGAAAATTGATAGCTCGAAAGAATCATTTACCGGTTGAGAATTTGAAGCTTATCTTACAAGGAAAGGTATTACATGATCGTGCAGATGAAGATGACATTTACGTGCGATTCAATGATGGTGGTATAAATTTCTTCATTTCATTTCTATTGCAACTATTTATCTTTGTTCTTAATGTCCACGGCTCTATATATTTCTGTCTAATGGTCCGATTTAGTGTTTAGCTATTGATATATAGAGCATTATGTACCAATTTTCTAGATTCCCTCATCGTTGCTGTCAAACCAAAAGCACCAGTTGGACTcgatattgatgatgatgatgaagatttGGTATGACTGAATTAGCATAATCTTTAACCTGATCTTGGATACCACTTCGATAAACCgataattttgtttttcctcaaTTCTTGAACAGAAATTTCAGCTCCCACAATCAACAAGCCAGTGGAAGAAGAAGCTTTACTCTTTTTTACGTAACAGAATGAAGCTTCCCGGTAAGCATCAACTTAAATCGAGCTGTTGTTCTTTTTTCCAAATAACAAGTTCACTTGTTGACCGTGTCTTATATGTCGTTTTATAGATATCGTTTTGATGGCAATATTTTCTCTTGGTCTTAAGGCGTGGGCTCTTATTATATTATGGTTTACACTAGCACCTATTGCTCATAAATTGGATCTTGGACCATTATATGTAAGTTGGCTTTTGGTTCTTCAGTACTATTGTTTATGCATGTTGGAAGTATACTCTTTTTCGTGTCGGGAAGTGGGGCTGGTACTGAAATAGAGCTTTTCGttgttatcttttaatttttttgtattagaAGATTATATTATTTTCAGTCCGTACTTTATATGAAACGAGTAGCAATGTGATATCGGAGATGAGGGCTAAGATTGTTGGAAGACATAGGCAAtttaggtaaaagtatcatggaaatTGTTGTACTGGCAATCAGATTGTATTTTGCCCCCTTCTTCTCAAAGAATGGGCAAATTAGTTCCTGTACGTTATATCAAATAACAAATAGGTCCTACTATTAGAAAATGATCCCTGTATGTCAGCACGAGGTACATGTAGCACGCTACGTGTGACTATTTGGTTATTCCGTCAACTGTGTCAGTTTTTAAccatagaaatagatgaaatttttaatgaaaatgatcAATTCGTCCTTTGATCTAACCTGCATTgtctattttttgaaaaaatgagGTAAAATGCAATCCAACCCGACTTCCATGCTACTTTTATCAAGCAATTTATCGCACATTCACATGTAAAATATGCTTTTGTTTACCCCTTGTTTGGTCAGATACTCGGTACCGGCTTTTGTTTAATTTTCCTAAATCTTGGACGGCGACAACCTGGTGATGTCAGGTAATCGTCTCGATTCTATGAATTAAGGTATGTAAAAGTATATAATGATTTTTTGTATGGCAACTAATGGCTTCCCTTCCAATTATATTTGCAGTGCATATTCCATCTTCAATGAAGATTTTAGGGAGCTTCCTGGTACCCTCAATGCAGATGCAATAGATAGGGACATAAGGACAGGTCAATTTTGAGTATGTAACGATTATCAAAACGATTACGTCGTAAATATGTCTTGTACTCCTTCGACAACACgaaattgtaaaaatttcagcATTGATTTTTAAAGAGTGTTTGGTACgatgaaaaaaatttattatcaattagatctgaattttgaaatctgaaaaatagagattaaatttctagaaataaaagtacGAGACTAAACTCTAAGTTTGTAAATAAAACAAGAATATATGATAGGtaaaaacaagaaattaaaaaaaaaatccgaattttttcgatttgggccaaaatcaaaataattaggcTAACTGGAAAGGctgaaagtaaataaataaatacacgaTCAAAAACACAATTGATCCAAATCTGTTCAATTCGATTTGATTCTAGCATCGttgaaaacaatatattatttCTTAAAATCCTTATTACATGGTAATTATTTCAACTcaaaatatttacacatttttataaaatatatcatcttaGTTAAaaacacacacatacacacattAAATTATAAACCAAATCAAGCATTTTCGTTAGCCTAGCCATCAAATTgacattaaatattaaattaaatctaaactAGAGCAcgtgaattaaattgtaaatacatGTATACTTGCTATTTTgacaatttgaatttaatttgttgGTTAAAAAATTAGTCCTTTACCCAATTTCTTTTAACACGTGAGATTAAAATTGTTCATGTAAtaggtatgtatgtatatacaatttaatccaCATGTTTTAATATGCTCAAACTAGCATTTAACACCTAAATTAATTACTAGGACTATAGAAGAACTTAATTGGTATAATCCTGATATTTTAGTTAGAATATTCAAAACATTcaatcttatttaattatttactttacaaaacatattttataatgGTGAATTGGTGAGAGGTTATGTTTTAATTTGGGAAATAGTTCAAAGTTAACTTGTTTATCTTATGAGCTTAAATTGGGGAATAGTATTTGGTGGAgcttaaaaagagttaaattatttttttaacaaaaatattaattttttaacaatgttGATACGACAACTCGTGTGACGGTTAACGTGTACTTCATGCTGACATgatattatttatcttatatatcaCGTCAacaaacaatttaataattataaaatatttaaaatttaaaaaatataaaaagtatataaaacTAGAATGAAGTACACGTGAGTTGCTATACGGGAtgtcatatttaaaatttcaacgtttaaaaaaaacacattaatTTGACTCTTTTCTTAAAGGTTGGTggcaaaatttatttattttttaaaaagttgagagtcaaatttagctcaaaaaaagAATAAGGGCCAAATTGATAATGGATGTAAACGTTTAggaactaaatttatcattatgacTTTATATAATGTCTAAACTAcacaaattgttttaattttttttgaacaatctcattataggttttgatcatatctgGTTCTTTTTGGCACAATacaggaggataatgcgttttaatacactcgaacccacatcctcctgtATTAATAACAATACTTATGCCAATCAAACTAAAACTTAATtgacaatttttaaatttttaaataaacagATTTTATATACATGAATACATTTaaacttaattgaattaaaatccaAACCACAATTTTAGAACTATTAATCAGATATGAAAAGATGTTCTTTGTTATGTCTTTTCATCAAGACCACATATCAAAATATTGATCATTTTCTTGATAGCTTTTTATTTGGTTGGTACAATTATTAATCATTCCACCTCAACCAGCTATTACATCATGTTTTGCATGTCATCTTATATAAGTAAAATGATATTGAATCATAATTTCAATATCCAaggttaaactaatttttttaatagaaaaagcaTGAGAATTTAGAGTTTTAACATTTTGAGTAAATTATGCCTAATTCACAAAGCTatcaataaatttatgttttgattatttaatttcgaaaagttataaaatgattattgaattattcaaaagttttcgttTAAGttactgaactatttgaaagtttttatttaagtcactaggttgtTAGTTTTTTTTCAAGTCCGGCTAGGTAGCTTTAAGCGATGATTCGACGATCGGTATAGTGGATCGATACCCATCAATTGGTAGAATAACATGCCTCAGACCCAAGTCGATCTAATAGTCAGTGTCGAAGATTAGGGAAGAAAATTGTTTAGATTTTGGTTCGCAGATTTATGATGTTTAAAGCTATTTCATGAAAAACAATTGAACTGTAGGAGAGAAGGGAAGGAGAGTTTTTAATTGATGCAAGCAGTCTAAACAGAGAAAGTCATAGAGTAATGATTTTAACAGtccaatgatttaaataaaaaattttaaatagctcaatgactatttttataacgttttaaagttaaattatcaaaatataaacttactaataatttaataattttgagcATAATTTAGCTTGTTGAAATATAGAACGTGCATGCATATTTTGACCAAAATCTTGTAAACAATTTTCGATAACTACAAAAGATCCCAACTAATTCAATTtgtcatatacatatacaaatacaATCGATATGTCAATATAGGGAGCAATCACCATGGTGTTATTGGGAGACATGATGATTAGTGATAATGTCTGAATTGAACACAAGATATTTGGAAATCTTGTTTTCATTCATCAAAGTCatacaaactctctttcaatGTTTTCTGCTTTGTGTTTGGCTCAAAGATAAAAACAAAGGCATTGTGTCACAACAACACATTAGAAATGTTGATTTTGGGAAGAGCCGAAAGCAAAAGACAAAAAGGCTAAAAAAGTGTGTCTCTTCTCACGTTAGCTTTCCAATTtcctatatatataattaaatttatatttgatacTACGTGATTTTGAGTCAATTGAAATCttgtgaattttaaaattttaaatttaagttgtACGATGTATAAATGTGTAAACTCTCTATCTAATTCAGAAAATTGTTTTAAGGAGATCGAGACTAATCataaataattaggggttaaagtgCAATTAGACATCAATACATGGTTTTTTTTTCTGCCTTTTTTCGTTAGGTCAATTCAGCTTTAGAATTCATTTACGCCCACAAATTTTGTGTTCATGGTTTTGAAATCATTACTACTAGCCTAGGATATGTTTTTTTCTTTGTCTTCTCATGGTTTtaaggtgggtttggatgggcgattgggtgtggtgcggtgcggtgcgtttagcttactttttgtctcacgctacaatatctaatctcaccgccgccgctgtttttacactaaccacaggTAAACGCACTGcctatccaaactcacccttagtgtattgcaaaattgaatatataaaattttaattaaagctTCATAAATCACCAATATTATTACTTACATGACATTattgaatatataaataattatattacttgaagattaattaaattttttaaaatatacataattaaattaaaattaaaacttatatttataaATCATCAATAAATTAGTCTCGTTAATACAAAATATAGTTAACTACTAAGTTTCATAGTATCATTGAGGTTTATTGTCTATACACATATGCTAAATACTATGCCAAAATAAAACCTCGAGAATTAACGAGGCATTTGATCCAAGGAATGATTActttttgtaatatttgaatgTAAGATTAGTTAGCATATTGCTGGGTATGTTACATTACCTTGTTTGGTTCATTTAACTAAAATGACATTTTACTAAATTACCCTCATCAAATTTGCTTCTTTTTTTAATGATTGATTATTACAAAAAGGTTGACGACACATAGGATTACCTAAAACAAACATTTTACGGCCACTTACCAAGAAGATGTGAGCTTCCAAGCTTCGTAAAATTTGAGTCTATGCTCTTAAATGGCATTAACAGGCAAGTACGCTGCCACTTGATCAAGTGCTATGTTGAACTCGCCGCCTTAAGTATTCATACTTTTCACAAAATCGAAAAACAAAATCCTAGCCGAGAATAATACCAGCCCATTAAAGTGTCTATCAAAAACAaaattgtaacaaaaaaaaatatatcaatccATTAAAACGTCTATCAACTTTAAATAAATaaccatttgaaaattttcttaaaaagaaTATGCGTTGTCTCAATAAATCTAAAGTCGAGCACGGAGGAAATCAAGGCTAAGTTGATGCATGTCCCCCACTTCTTTCCATATTCGTTTTCATCTTTCtaagaaataataatttgatGATGTAATTGTATATCAATTGAAGATTATAATCTTGAAATTTTATAGCGTTTACCAATCATTGTACTACACATAATAACCACCATATTTTAGCCTTAAATTGTGTTATATAATGTTTATCGCATTACAAGATTAGGATAATTAAAACTATGCATGCTGATTAATTTGACAAAGTGAATGGTATTCTTAACTTGCAACTCTTTCTCTTTTGGGTTATTTGTTTTAGTCATTTTTGCGAGTAATAATGTAGCCTTTTATTGCCtaagaaaggattgtatgaaactgtgattcatACAAATCTTTCCTCTTGATTTTCAGCTTTtctccttaaaaaaaatttaaatccaactaaaaatgtacagaatttgatttgtcattctcctattggaAAGGGATAGAGATGACGTGGAATTACAGTTTCATACAATTCCTTCTCTTATTGCCTTCACCAACCATTAAAAATGTGAAAGcttaaccctttttttttctttcttatttttagtATCGTTTATGTTCGTTTTGTAATCTATATTCAAGGTTTATGATTGCTCATCGTTTTCAAAGTTTGAACCTGCATTATTTCTTTGAAAGTGTAATGTGTCTTACCATAACAagtaatacttttttttttggtaatgtACAACTAAAGAGTTAGTACCCACACATCCACGATAGGACCATACTCACACGGACACACTACGTCATAGGGGAGATGCCCAAACACATCCCATCACTTACTCTTAACAACCAGATCAATCAATCACAGGAGTCCGCAATACTTGTTAGTTTTTTTTCAtcaaaaaggaaataaattaaatattaagcaaACACCATTCTTGGTGTTACAAAATCATGAGCAACAATATAGTAAATCAAAAACCACATCAAGTGGAGAGTAAAAGACGAAACATTGCAACGGTTGACCTCAAGCCATCGAAGCTAAGCCATCAGCAAGCTTATTGCCTTCCTTGTAGACGTGTTGTATAATCACCTCTCATTCCTTCTTCATGTACATATGAGCTTCCCAACCCAAGTTATGCTCCCCAACCTTAGCACTGTTAATCAACATATTAACAACGTcaatattatccaattcaataaTAACTTTTCTTTGTCCGTTCCACCACCAAGCAAGCCAAAGGCCTTCAATAACACCCTAAAGTTTCACTTCCAATGCCAAATAGGAACTAATGAATCTAGAAAATCTGATAATCCATTTTCCATTTCAATCTCGTATAACTCCTCCACAAGCGATTATTCCCATTGTTGGTTTACGCGCACCATCAATATTCAACTTGTACCATCCGAGAGAAGGGATCCTCTGGCTTATCAATTGCATACTTCTTGAACAAACACTTACATAATTACCTTAAGAAGACTCCATCGTAGAAGTGCAATACTTGTTAATTAACTCttttataaaaacaataaaaaatagttCAAAGTTtacaacaaaacaaaaaagaCTAATCATCTATAACATTTAACTAAATAATAGTTATGCCCCTCCAAATCCcaaatttctcttaaaaaattaacaaaaatggaAAACACTACTTCAAGTTCAAGTATGGATTAGAAAAGTATGAACTCAACTTTGTGTTGGTTTCATTCTTTTCCCTCAATATGAAAAGCAAAATGTCCTACTAACTACTTCCTTTATTGAagtgtatttttaaatttattttcgtgtgatgtattataaaaatcaaattataatttccTTCTTTATGCtatattcgatttaaatttaaatttaatatttatattttaattcaatataatttattCATCCTATTATTGATGCTATGCATTAATTCAAATTactaacattatttaaaaattaggtTAGTCAGCTcatatgattaaaaaaaaagtcataacCCAATATCTTTTTGTGTCATTTCAAAGGTAAAACTatgattataaaaataaatattttttaataatcacTTTTTGGGTTTTGactgtatttattatttttgacacAATACCTAGAACTATTCATAGTCTCTCTCCAAttcataaataaaagaataatgcgCTTTAGCACAGccgaacccacatcctcctatattaacaataatatccATACCCACATCATTCTATACTAAAATAGTTATTTTCACTAATG includes:
- the LOC107933686 gene encoding uncharacterized protein, with product MEMEEIVEEETSGKHENMVEITVKTIGPARPSRLHVPSSIKVLDLRKLIARKNHLPVENLKLILQGKVLHDRADEDDIYVRFNDGDSLIVAVKPKAPVGLDIDDDDEDLKFQLPQSTSQWKKKLYSFLRNRMKLPDIVLMAIFSLGLKAWALIILWFTLAPIAHKLDLGPLYILGTGFCLIFLNLGRRQPGDVSAYSIFNEDFRELPGTLNADAIDRDIRTGQF